Sequence from the Candidatus Pantoea soli genome:
CGATGCCACAGCCCGCGCCAGCCATGGCCAGCGACGAGGCGATCTGCGGCGCCTGACGAAAACCGGTATCAGAAAAACCTGCCCGCAGACAGGTACTGACAATCAGCTCATACAGACTGGGCGCCACTTCCCGCGGAAACATAATCAGCGTCTCCTCCGCCAGCTGCGACAGCGCTATCGTGCGCTGCTGGCTTAACCGATGCCCGGCAGGCAGGGCAATCATCATCCGTTCCGTTGCCACCACTTTCAGATTGAACGCTTTACTGCTTTCACACGGCAGGCGGATAAAGGCGGCGTCCAGCAGTCCCTCATGCAGATCCTGCATCAGCAGCGCCATATTTTCTTCACGGGTGATCAGTTCCATCGCCGGATAACGCGTCTGAAAACACTGGATCAGGGTAAAAACCGGCGCGCAGAACGCCACTGAACTGGCAAAACCCAGCGACATCTGGCCGCTGATGCCGCGTGCCACGCCGCGTGCTTTCTCCAGTGCATGATCGGCAAGCTGCACGATAGCGCGGGCATCCGGCAGAAACGCGCTGCCCGCGTCGGTCAGCTCCACGCCGCGCGTCATACGCTTCAGTAACGGCGTGCCAATCTCATGCTCCAGACGCTGAATCTGCTGACTCAGCGGCGGCTGTGAAATTCCCAGCATTTCCGCGGCACGCGTGAAGTGCAGCGTCTCGGCTACGGCAACGAAATAACGCAGATGGCGAAGTTCCATATCAAAAACGTCTCAAAGTTTGCAGCTTTCGCTATTGGATTCTGTGAGCCAGGTAGCTCATCCTGATATTAACACGGCTTAACTATCAGTTTGTGAGGCAGCAAATGTGTGATTTTGTATCTGATTGTTCATGTGAGGATCAGCTAAGGGAAACCGTTAGCCTGCTGGCAGAAAACTCAGCAGAAAAGGTTATCTATCAGACCTCGCTGATGAGCGCCTTGCTCAACGGCGTCTACGACGGTTCCACCACGGTTGCAGACCTGCTGAAAAA
This genomic interval carries:
- a CDS encoding LysR family transcriptional regulator yields the protein MELRHLRYFVAVAETLHFTRAAEMLGISQPPLSQQIQRLEHEIGTPLLKRMTRGVELTDAGSAFLPDARAIVQLADHALEKARGVARGISGQMSLGFASSVAFCAPVFTLIQCFQTRYPAMELITREENMALLMQDLHEGLLDAAFIRLPCESSKAFNLKVVATERMMIALPAGHRLSQQRTIALSQLAEETLIMFPREVAPSLYELIVSTCLRAGFSDTGFRQAPQIASSLAMAGAGCGIALVPASLCCVSHPQLVFCEIEDNTLFTDIAFAWRRNHPAKPVLHLLSLIGEASD